In Syntrophotaleaceae bacterium, the DNA window ACAAGCGATGCTATAGGTCGCAAATTGTTTTTTTCCAATCTCCTTATCACCCTAAGGACAATTATTAACACGGTGCAAAAGAAGGCACTGGCAAAACCGGTTTTTTATGCCGAGGGCCTGGGTTTTTCCCTGGTCATCATCATCCTGTGGCTGAACGAACTCTATGACCTGCCGCACTGGCTGTTCGACGCCCAACCCACCGCATTCAACTGGACGGAAAGCTTATTCGAAACCTTTCTTGTGCTGCTGCTGGCCGGTTCCATAATGCTTTTCAACGCCTTGTTGCTGAGAAAAATAGAAAGCCTCGAGGAACTGCTGCCGATCTGCGCTCACTGCAAAAGCATTCGCAGGAAGGACGGCAGTTGGCAGCAGGTGGATGATTATATCAGCGGCCGCACGACCACCGAATTCACCCATACCATTTGCCCCTCCTGTACCGCCCTTCTTTACCCCGAAACCTGCCTGCCCACGGAAGCCTGCCGTCAACCCCGTCAGCCCGATCCCCATACAAACCCTGAATAACGTGCTTGTCAATAGTTCGAGACTCGGTGACAAAAGCTCATAGAAGGAAAGTCTGCTAGCCTATCAGGGCCGCCTCTATCCTTCGCAGCCCCTCGAGGGCCCCGAAAGGCAGGGGATGATGCCCTGTAGGCACCTTTGCTTCATGGGGATTGATGCGGATCAGCTTGCCACCGCGCGCCGCCAGCCCTTCCGAAAGATGCCGGATGGTGGGGACGGCGGTACCGGCCCCCAGTTCCACGACGACCATCGGTTGCACGGCAGCGGCCAGGAAGAGATCGAAGCGGCGCTGCTGCTCCGCCGAGCGCCGGGAGAGCCAGGCGAAGTCGCCGAACATGAGGATGTTGGGCCGGGCCACGGCGCCGCAGCGGGGACAATGGGGGAAGGATATCGCCCGCATGGTCTGGTAATCGACCGGAATCTCCTCCTCGCTGGGCCAGATGAGGTCGGAGCAGGGGCGCGTGCATTGCAGATGATGGATGGAGCCGTGCACCTCGCAAATCTCCTCTTCGGCGAAACCGGCCTTCTGGAAATGGCCGTCGACGTTGGAGGTGACGACGAAGGCGCGCCAGCCGTAACGAGCGATCCAGGCGCGCAAAAGAGCAAACCCGGCGTGGGGTTCCTTACTCCGGTAGAGCTCGGTGCGATGGCCGTAGAACCCCCAGCCAAAAGCCGGATCCCGCTCGAAATGGACAGGATTGGCGGCGGCGACAAAACCGATGCCGAGGCTCCGGTACATCGGGTAGGCGTTCCAGAACCCCTGCGGTCCGCGAAAGTCGGGCAAACCCGAATCGACCCCCATGCCGGCCCCCGCAGTGATCACCACGGTTCTGGCGGCGGTCAGCGTCGCCGCAAAATCGGATAGCGCCCGCCCGGTCATAACAGACTACCCCCCCTTGTCGGCTTCGGCCCAACCCAGCGACCGGGCCACCGCCGCCCGCCAGCGGGCTTGGAGTTCTTCCCGCCGGGCCTGGGGCATCTGCGGTTCGTAGCGCCGGGCCACCTGCCACCTCTCGGCCAGTTCTTCCCGGCTATGCCAGAAACCGACCGCGAGACCGGCCAGACAGGCCGCGCCCAGAGCTGTGGTTTCGGTGATGGCGGGTACCTCCACCGGGACGCCGAGCAGATCGGCCTGAAACTGCATGAGAAAACCATTGTCCACGCCTCCCCCGTCGGCGCGCAGTTCCCGCAGAGGCAGATCCGCTTCCCGGCTCATGGCCTCAACCACGTCCCGGGTCTGGTAGGCGATGCTCTCCAGGGCCGCCCGAACCAGGTGCGCTCGGCCGGTGCCGCGGGTCAGGCCGAAGATGGCGCCCCGGGCGTAAGGGTCCCAATGGGGGGCGCCCAGCCCCGTCAGGGCCGGCACGAAAAAGACATCGTCGTTGTTGGCCAGGGAGGCGGCCAGATGTTCACTTTCGGCGGCGCTGGCGATCACCCCCAGACCGTCGCGCAGCCACTGGATGGCGGCGCCGGTGATGAAGATCGACCCTTCCAGGGCATATTCCACAGGATCCGCGCCGATCCCCCAGGCGATGGTGGTCAGAAGCCTTTGGCGGCTGACCACCGGCTGCCGGCCGATGTTCATCAGCAGGAAGGAACCGGTCCCGTAGGTGTTCTTGGCGACCCCCCGCCGAAAGCAGGCCTGTCCGAACAGTGCGGCCTGCTGGTCCCCGGCGATGCCGGAGATCGGCACGCTCTCGCCGAAAAAGACCTCCGGATCCGTCTCCCCGAAAACGCAGGAAGAAGGCATGACCTTCGGCAGCAGATGGCGCGGGATGTCCAGCCGGGCCAGGATGTCGTCATCCCAGTCCAGCCGGTGGATATCGTACAGAAGGGTGCGTGAGGCGTTGGAATAGTCGGTGACGTGGCAGCGGCCGCCAGTCAGCTTCCAGACCAGCCAGCTGTCGACGGT includes these proteins:
- the glpK gene encoding glycerol kinase GlpK; the protein is MNDGIILAIDQGTTGSTVLVIDRAGKVRAKTTAEFPQYYPRPGWVEHDPEEIWAVTLKVVTEALQRAGAEPKDVRAIGLTNQRETALLWDRRSGTPVAPAVVWQDRRTARLCEELKQEGLEPDWQRKTGLLIDPYFSATKVHWLLENVEGLRSRAAAGELAFGTVDSWLVWKLTGGRCHVTDYSNASRTLLYDIHRLDWDDDILARLDIPRHLLPKVMPSSCVFGETDPEVFFGESVPISGIAGDQQAALFGQACFRRGVAKNTYGTGSFLLMNIGRQPVVSRQRLLTTIAWGIGADPVEYALEGSIFITGAAIQWLRDGLGVIASAAESEHLAASLANNDDVFFVPALTGLGAPHWDPYARGAIFGLTRGTGRAHLVRAALESIAYQTRDVVEAMSREADLPLRELRADGGGVDNGFLMQFQADLLGVPVEVPAITETTALGAACLAGLAVGFWHSREELAERWQVARRYEPQMPQARREELQARWRAAVARSLGWAEADKGG
- a CDS encoding Sir2 family NAD-dependent protein deacetylase, with translation MTGRALSDFAATLTAARTVVITAGAGMGVDSGLPDFRGPQGFWNAYPMYRSLGIGFVAAANPVHFERDPAFGWGFYGHRTELYRSKEPHAGFALLRAWIARYGWRAFVVTSNVDGHFQKAGFAEEEICEVHGSIHHLQCTRPCSDLIWPSEEEIPVDYQTMRAISFPHCPRCGAVARPNILMFGDFAWLSRRSAEQQRRFDLFLAAAVQPMVVVELGAGTAVPTIRHLSEGLAARGGKLIRINPHEAKVPTGHHPLPFGALEGLRRIEAALIG